In Laspinema palackyanum D2c, the DNA window TCAATCCGTTGCTCCACCATTAAATTTGTCTACTGTCCTGCCTATGTCTCCCGAGGGATCGACCCCACCACCAAAGCGAGTATCGCATCAGCCTACCCGATTCAATCGTGATTTGTCCTGGCAGGTTGCTACGAACTTATTCATTAGTTTTAAATATGCGGCAACGGGAATCAGCTACACCTTCCAAACCCAACGCAACTTTCGGATTCATGTCGTCATCGGTTCAGTGGCGATCGCCTTGGGGATTTTTTTACAAGTCGGCTTTGTAGAAATTTCCATCATTACGTTAACAATTGGGGCCGTTTTAACGATGGAACTCCTGAATACTGCCCTAGAATCTGTAGTCGATTTAACCGTTCAGCAAAGTTATCACGACTTGGCTAAAATTGCTAAAGATTGTGCTGCTGGTGCCGTATTAATCTCGGCGATCGTAGCGATCGCCGTGGCCGGATGCCTGCTGTTACCCCCCTTATTCACCTGGGTGCAAACTATTCTTTGACTCGGTGTCTTTACCCTCCCCAGTGGAGACAGTCCCCGGTCGGTGTTTACACCCTGTACGGTCCCCGCCTCAACTCGTCGGGTTAGGAATTAATTGGCAAGGCTACAGTCTCAATCGCGATCGGGAAGGGTGGAACTCATCCACCCCTCACCCGAACCCTCGGATCCTCAACCCGGATCCCCCTCAACTCTCTGAATCGGTTGCCCTCAACTTTTATTAAAAAACTGATAATTTTACCAGAGAATGTCAATTTATTAATTTAACTGGATTAGCCTAAACTCGCCACTCTAAGTTTTAAACTCTAAACTCTAAAATTCCCAATTATTATAATGATTGTTCGCCTAAAAAGGAGTCTCTACCTTGATTATCGTTATCGATAACTACGATAGCTTTACTTACAACCTTGTCCAGTATCTGGGAGAACTGGGCAAAGAAACGGCGATCGCCTCAGATATCCGCGTCTACCGGAATGACCAAATCACCATCGACCAAATTCGTAAATTAGGGCCCGATGCGATCGTCATCTCCCCAGGACCCGGACGCCCGGAAGATGCAGGCATTTCCCTGAAGTTAATTACAGAATTAGCTCCCACCCTACCCATTCTCGGCGTTTGCCTCGGCCATCAATGTATCGGACAAGTCTTTGGGGGTCAAATCGTCGGGGCACCGGAACTGATGCATGGTAAAACCTCCGAAGTTCATCACAACGGAGTTGGCGTCTTTCAAAACCTAGAAAATCCCTTTACCGCCACTCGGTATCACAGTCTCGTCATTGACCGAGACACCTGTCCGGAGGAACTCGAAATTACCGCTTGGGTGGAAGATGGCACAATCATGGGAGTCCGACATCGGAAGTATCCCACCCTAGAAGGCGTGCAATTTCACCCCGAAAGCATCCTCACCACTCCAGGAAAACAACTGCTGAAAAACTTTCTGGATCAGTTGAAATCCCTCGTGTAATCCAACCTTTCATCCTCGACCGTTAACCTTTAAATTCCGCTGTTTGTAGCGATTTCGATCATGATTAATCGGCGACAGTTTTTCCATTATGGGAAAGTAGCGGCTTTGGCAGGGATTGCCAGCACACTTCCTTCAG includes these proteins:
- a CDS encoding diacylglycerol kinase family protein, with protein sequence MKLDRSEITGQPTQSVAPPLNLSTVLPMSPEGSTPPPKRVSHQPTRFNRDLSWQVATNLFISFKYAATGISYTFQTQRNFRIHVVIGSVAIALGIFLQVGFVEISIITLTIGAVLTMELLNTALESVVDLTVQQSYHDLAKIAKDCAAGAVLISAIVAIAVAGCLLLPPLFTWVQTIL
- a CDS encoding anthranilate synthase component II — translated: MIIVIDNYDSFTYNLVQYLGELGKETAIASDIRVYRNDQITIDQIRKLGPDAIVISPGPGRPEDAGISLKLITELAPTLPILGVCLGHQCIGQVFGGQIVGAPELMHGKTSEVHHNGVGVFQNLENPFTATRYHSLVIDRDTCPEELEITAWVEDGTIMGVRHRKYPTLEGVQFHPESILTTPGKQLLKNFLDQLKSLV